From Hymenobacter sediminicola:
TTAACTCCGGCGTACAATCCGCTCGACTTAGTTTCCACTTCCTCCTCCATATGAAGATTATTGACCTCCGCACAATGCGCGGGCCCAGCTACTGGTCCGTCAAACACTACAAGTTGATTGTACTGAAAGTGGATATGCAGGATATGGCCGAAACGTGGTCAAATGGGGTGTCAACGCTAGCCGAACAACTGCCGAAACTATTGCCGGAACTGGGACGCCCGGCACCTGCCGAATCTGAAAAGTCGGTGCTGAAAAACCCTCCTCTCACCCAAGACCAACTAGCCGATGGAGAGCCACTGGGCCATGTCATTCAGCACGTAGCGCTGGCCCTGCAGCGTATGGCCGGTATGCCCGTGTATTGGGGTAAGTCGTACCCTGCCCACCAGGAAGGCGTGGAGTTTGTGGTATTCAGCTACCAGGAAGAGCGCGCGGGCCGTATGGCTGCCGAAGCCGCTGTGCAGCTTGTGGACGACCTGTGCCATGGCCGGTCCGTGAACGTGAAGCCCATTGTAGATGAACTGCATGAAATCCGGGAAGATGAGTTCTTCGGCCCCAGCACCTGGAGCATTGTTTCGGAGGCTGCCTCGCGCAATATTCCGTACATCCAGCTCAAGAACAGCAACATCATTCAGCTGGGCTACGGCGTCAACCAGAAGCGCATCTGGGCCACGACTACCAGCAATACTTCGCACGCCGGAGTAGAGGTAGCTGGCAATAAGAACCGCACCAAAGCCATGCTCAAGGATGCCGGGGTGCCCGTGCCCAATGGCACGACCGTGTATTCGGAGGATGGCTTGCGTGATGCCGTGGAAGAATTGGGCTTTCCCATCGTGACCAAGCCGCTCGACGGCAACCACGGTAAGGGCGCCACGATTCGCATTATGAACTGGGATGATGCGGTGGAAGGACTGAAAGCAGCCCAGAAATATTCCCGTGCCGTTATTGTAGAGCAGTTTGTAGAAGGCCACGACTACCGGATGCTGGTAGTGAACGGCAAGCTCATTGCCGCCGCCAAGCGTACTCCAGCTGCCGTTATCGGCAACGGCAGCAGCACTATTCAGCAGCTAATTGATAAGGTAAACGAGGACCCGCGCCGGGGTGTAGGCCACGAGAAGGTACTCACCAGCATCAAAGCCGACCAACACACCCAGGACTTGCTTAAAAACCAGGACCTGACGCTAGAAAGTGTGCTGCCAGCCGGTCAGGAACTGTATCTGAAAAGCACAGCCAATATCAGCACCGGTGGTACCGCCACCGACGTAACGGACTTGGTGCATCCTTACAACGTGCTGCTGGCAGAGCGAGTGGCCGGCATTGTGGGCCTTGATATCTGTGGGATTGATCTGCTGACTTCAGACATTGCTATTCCGCTGAACGAGACGCGTGGCGCCGTTATTGAGGTGAATGCTGCCCCCGGTTTCCGGATGCATATCTCACCAACTGAAGGTCTGCCCCGCAACGTGGCGGCTCCGGTAGTTGATATGCTGTTCCCGCCCGGTGCCACGGCCCGTATTCCTATTTTCGCTGTAACGGGCACCAACGGCAA
This genomic window contains:
- the cphA gene encoding cyanophycin synthetase, with product MKIIDLRTMRGPSYWSVKHYKLIVLKVDMQDMAETWSNGVSTLAEQLPKLLPELGRPAPAESEKSVLKNPPLTQDQLADGEPLGHVIQHVALALQRMAGMPVYWGKSYPAHQEGVEFVVFSYQEERAGRMAAEAAVQLVDDLCHGRSVNVKPIVDELHEIREDEFFGPSTWSIVSEAASRNIPYIQLKNSNIIQLGYGVNQKRIWATTTSNTSHAGVEVAGNKNRTKAMLKDAGVPVPNGTTVYSEDGLRDAVEELGFPIVTKPLDGNHGKGATIRIMNWDDAVEGLKAAQKYSRAVIVEQFVEGHDYRMLVVNGKLIAAAKRTPAAVIGNGSSTIQQLIDKVNEDPRRGVGHEKVLTSIKADQHTQDLLKNQDLTLESVLPAGQELYLKSTANISTGGTATDVTDLVHPYNVLLAERVAGIVGLDICGIDLLTSDIAIPLNETRGAVIEVNAAPGFRMHISPTEGLPRNVAAPVVDMLFPPGATARIPIFAVTGTNGKTTTSQLLAHIVASKGYKVGFTTTNGIYIQGVQLQSGDCTGGQSAEFVLKDPTVNFAVLETARGGMLRSGLGFHTCDVAIVTNVAADHLGMRDIYTVEEMAAVKGVLPRTVRKNGWAVLNADDDLVYAMREKLDCRVALFSMNEHSPRIREHAENGGLAAVYEEGYISIYKNSYKLRVDRAAEFPITFGGRATFNIENSLAAALACYCYGFDKDDIKQALRTFVPSAAKTPGRMNLYKFPQFEVIVDYAHNTHGISKFAEFLNATEATHKVGVVSGLGDRRDEDTLSFARIAGQIFDEVVLRQDRDLRGKTKEQLKEIMEKGLRLDVPDLPITYIENEMEAIDHVLATAKPGSIVVLFTEDIKNTIRKLDEFEASLGA